In one Oscillospiraceae bacterium genomic region, the following are encoded:
- a CDS encoding resolvase, with translation MKKLYKVGIYCRLSVDDASNSAKAKNYIPADESVSIENQYELLSKFVMLNGWTEVKSYRDDGYSGGNFQRPGFLEMLEDARHGLINLILVKDLSRLGRDFVEVGRYTDVIFPSLGCRFVSVLDCLDTEGDNTDMLHFRSLMNDYHLKDLSGKIKSVLHAKMRSGQYIAAYAPYGYRKSEEDRHRLVIDEEAAAVVRRMFELRRGGMAYGKIAAVLNSEGILSPRWYWAKRYGNGSCKYANLWMYATVKNILTNEVYTGNLIQNQTGSRSYKDGTMIYKPESEWIRHEALHEAIVSPELWDEVQAINRERTLLSADNAPPKPFLFTGKLICADCKAPLQGNRETQRRKNGTSKKYVSYFCSRYTASGYGACSRHTIYEMTLTELVLNEIRAHAEALELDEAAVLDRLQAQHTAADAERQESVRQEIGKLRRRVYELEQMTAKLYEDKVCGSISAASFAVLLEKTEQERRQRTDRLDTLLAEIREYEQSAADIQSWAAVVRKHLHIRELDRETVDELIDRIEVGEKTVVDGKNVRDIKIYYRFVGNI, from the coding sequence ATGAAAAAGCTATATAAGGTCGGCATCTACTGCCGGTTGAGCGTGGACGACGCCTCCAACTCCGCCAAGGCAAAAAACTATATCCCCGCTGATGAATCCGTCAGCATCGAGAATCAATATGAACTGCTCTCCAAATTCGTAATGCTCAACGGCTGGACGGAGGTCAAGTCTTACCGCGACGACGGTTACAGCGGCGGCAATTTTCAGCGTCCCGGATTTCTGGAGATGCTGGAGGACGCGCGGCACGGCCTCATCAACCTGATCCTTGTGAAAGACCTATCCCGGCTGGGCCGTGATTTTGTGGAGGTCGGACGCTATACCGACGTTATTTTCCCCTCGTTGGGCTGCCGCTTCGTATCCGTCCTTGACTGCCTCGATACCGAGGGCGACAACACGGATATGCTGCACTTCCGCAGTCTGATGAACGACTACCATTTGAAAGACCTGTCGGGCAAGATCAAATCCGTTCTTCACGCCAAAATGCGCAGCGGTCAGTATATCGCCGCCTACGCCCCCTACGGCTACCGAAAGAGTGAAGAGGACAGACATCGGCTGGTGATCGACGAGGAAGCTGCTGCCGTAGTGCGCCGGATGTTCGAGCTACGGCGCGGCGGTATGGCCTACGGCAAGATCGCCGCCGTGCTGAACAGCGAGGGCATCCTGTCCCCGCGCTGGTATTGGGCAAAGCGGTACGGAAACGGCTCCTGCAAGTACGCGAACCTTTGGATGTACGCCACGGTGAAGAACATACTGACAAACGAGGTCTACACCGGAAATCTTATTCAGAATCAGACCGGCTCGCGCTCCTATAAGGACGGCACCATGATCTATAAGCCGGAATCCGAATGGATACGGCATGAGGCTCTGCATGAAGCCATCGTCTCGCCGGAGTTATGGGATGAAGTGCAGGCCATCAACCGGGAAAGGACGCTGCTCTCGGCGGACAACGCCCCGCCGAAGCCCTTCCTATTCACCGGCAAGCTCATCTGCGCCGACTGCAAAGCACCCCTTCAGGGCAACCGGGAGACGCAGCGCCGCAAGAACGGCACGTCCAAAAAGTACGTTTCCTATTTCTGCTCCCGCTATACGGCTTCCGGCTATGGCGCGTGCTCCCGGCACACCATCTATGAAATGACGCTGACGGAGCTTGTATTGAATGAAATTCGCGCCCATGCCGAGGCGCTGGAACTGGACGAGGCTGCCGTGCTGGACAGGCTGCAAGCGCAGCACACCGCCGCAGACGCCGAGCGTCAGGAAAGCGTCCGGCAGGAGATTGGGAAGCTGCGCCGCCGCGTCTATGAGCTGGAGCAAATGACCGCCAAGCTCTATGAGGACAAGGTTTGCGGCAGCATCAGCGCAGCGTCCTTCGCTGTACTGCTTGAAAAGACCGAGCAGGAGCGTCGCCAGCGAACCGACCGGCTGGATACGCTTCTTGCGGAAATCAGGGAGTATGAGCAGAGCGCCGCCGACATTCAGAGCTGGGCGGCAGTCGTCCGAAAGCACCTGCACATACGGGAGCTTGACCGTGAAACGGTGGACGAGCTGATCGACCGCATTGAGGTCGGAGAAAAAACCGTTGTTGACGGAAAAAACGTCCGGGACATCAAAATCTATTACCGCTTTGTCGGCAATATCTGA
- a CDS encoding diguanylate cyclase has translation MKNELLELLKSRRSVRGYKPDAVPEEALDAVLEAGTYAPTGGGAQSPVIVAVRDKAVRDTLMALNAKVMGKDTDPYYGAPVVVLVLADGGRNTCVEDGSCVLENMMLAAHAVGLASVWVHREKEIFESPEGKALLKQWGLPETLRGVGSIALGYAAGPLPQAAARKEGYIVKV, from the coding sequence ATGAAAAACGAACTGCTGGAGCTGCTGAAAAGCCGCCGGAGCGTGCGCGGCTACAAGCCGGACGCGGTACCCGAGGAGGCGCTGGACGCCGTGCTGGAGGCGGGCACCTACGCTCCCACCGGCGGCGGGGCCCAGTCCCCGGTCATCGTGGCCGTGCGGGACAAGGCCGTGCGCGACACCCTCATGGCCCTGAACGCCAAGGTGATGGGCAAGGACACCGACCCCTACTACGGCGCCCCCGTGGTGGTGCTGGTGCTGGCGGACGGCGGCAGGAATACCTGCGTGGAGGACGGCAGCTGTGTGCTGGAAAATATGATGCTGGCCGCCCACGCCGTGGGCCTGGCCTCCGTCTGGGTCCACCGGGAGAAGGAGATTTTTGAAAGCCCCGAGGGTAAGGCGCTGCTGAAGCAGTGGGGCCTGCCCGAGACCCTGCGGGGCGTGGGCTCCATCGCCCTGGGCTACGCGGCGGGGCCCCTGCCCCAGGCCGCGGCGCGCAAAGAGGGGTATATCGTCAAGGTGTAA
- a CDS encoding integrase translates to MKAGVKYQVIYRHRTDYPICRMCRFFEVSRSGYYDFVRRLGKPERDFELAGIIAAQRERSFRTYGYRRMWLWLERQGIHRNPKTVLRIMKKYGLLSEIRRRRKWTQMGQQVHKYENLLNRAFHADRPNSKWVTDISYIHTKQGVLYLSMIRDLYDNSIVAYKTGTQQTVNLVLDTIRLAMKREKKRVAAELHLHSDQGFQYTSQAYFNLTQEYGITPSMSRRGNCYDNAMAENFFSILKTECIYRLKPASFEEANHIIDRFIYFYNHERIQLKTGEAPLTRRLSV, encoded by the coding sequence GTGAAGGCAGGCGTAAAGTATCAAGTCATCTATCGCCATCGAACGGACTACCCCATTTGCAGGATGTGCCGGTTCTTCGAGGTGTCCAGAAGCGGATACTACGACTTCGTCCGGCGGCTTGGCAAGCCGGAGAGAGACTTTGAGCTGGCAGGCATCATTGCCGCCCAGCGTGAGCGGAGCTTCCGCACCTACGGCTACCGCCGAATGTGGCTGTGGTTGGAGCGGCAGGGCATACACCGCAATCCCAAAACTGTGCTGAGGATCATGAAAAAGTACGGGTTGCTGTCTGAAATCCGGCGCAGGAGGAAGTGGACGCAGATGGGGCAGCAGGTACATAAGTATGAGAACCTGCTCAACAGAGCGTTTCACGCAGACAGGCCCAACAGCAAATGGGTAACGGACATCTCTTACATCCATACGAAGCAAGGTGTGTTGTACCTGTCTATGATCCGCGACCTCTACGACAACAGCATCGTGGCGTACAAAACCGGGACGCAGCAGACGGTAAATCTGGTGCTGGATACCATTCGTCTTGCCATGAAGCGGGAGAAAAAGAGGGTCGCTGCGGAGTTGCACCTCCACAGCGACCAGGGATTTCAGTACACCTCGCAAGCATACTTCAACCTGACTCAAGAATACGGCATAACGCCGTCCATGTCAAGGCGAGGCAACTGTTATGATAACGCTATGGCGGAAAACTTCTTCTCCATTCTCAAGACGGAGTGCATCTACCGCCTCAAGCCCGCCTCCTTTGAGGAGGCCAACCACATCATCGATCGTTTCATCTACTTCTACAACCATGAGCGCATCCAGTTAAAAACCGGAGAGGCGCCGCTCACGCGCCGCCTCTCCGTCTAA
- a CDS encoding type II secretion system protein E: MAYKRLGDLLLSVGLISQGDLERALELQKTTKKRLGKVLTEYGIISERQLIEALELQLGVEFIDLSKTIISPEMAQVLPKSIAKRHNVVPVKIAKDELFLAMSDPLNFVAAEEVKNVTRKRVVPMIATEDAVDRAILTLYGNEGAARAIEEMKREASGGEGEAGVYTTTVGGDDAQAAPTIRLVNSIIERAATERASDIHLEPREGEMVVRMRVDGVLRNVLTVPRNLQGSVLSRLKVMGGMNTAERKIPQDGRANVRARHSDIDLRISTLPTIYGEKMVIRLLDKSAQILSREGIGLEGAQLERYGRLLRSTSGVILIAGPTGSGKSSTMYTMVRELNTEQVNLVTLEDPVEYNIDGVNQCQINEKTGMTFASGLRSILRQDPDIISVGEIRDGETAEIAMRAAITGHLVLSTIHTSDAAATLDRLFDIGVEPYLTASALKGVVAQRLVRRVCPHCRREYEPTDGELELLGMERAPGMKFYRGDGCPMCFHTGYRGRTGVFEILLIGHDVRRLITAHAGREAILAAARGDGFTTLAEHCRALVRAGVTTAEEAARTINSTLD; the protein is encoded by the coding sequence ATGGCCTATAAGCGTCTCGGAGATCTGCTGCTGAGCGTGGGTTTGATTAGCCAGGGGGACCTGGAACGGGCGCTGGAGCTGCAAAAAACCACAAAAAAGCGCCTGGGCAAGGTTTTGACTGAGTACGGCATCATCAGCGAGCGGCAGCTTATCGAGGCGCTGGAGCTCCAGCTCGGGGTGGAGTTCATCGACCTGTCCAAGACCATCATTTCCCCGGAAATGGCCCAGGTCCTGCCCAAGAGCATTGCCAAGCGGCACAACGTGGTGCCGGTAAAGATTGCCAAGGACGAACTCTTCCTGGCCATGAGCGACCCGCTGAACTTCGTGGCCGCCGAGGAGGTCAAGAACGTCACCCGCAAGCGGGTGGTGCCCATGATCGCCACCGAGGACGCGGTGGACCGGGCCATCCTCACCCTGTACGGCAACGAGGGCGCGGCCCGCGCCATCGAGGAGATGAAGCGGGAGGCGTCCGGCGGCGAGGGCGAGGCGGGGGTGTATACCACCACCGTGGGCGGGGACGACGCCCAGGCGGCCCCCACCATCCGGCTGGTCAACTCCATCATCGAGCGGGCGGCCACCGAGCGGGCCAGCGACATCCACCTGGAGCCCCGGGAAGGGGAGATGGTGGTGCGCATGCGGGTGGACGGCGTGCTGCGCAACGTGCTCACGGTACCCCGCAATTTACAGGGCTCGGTACTCTCCCGCCTGAAGGTCATGGGCGGCATGAACACCGCCGAGCGCAAGATCCCCCAGGACGGCCGCGCCAACGTGCGGGCCAGGCACAGCGACATCGATCTGCGTATCTCCACCCTCCCCACCATCTACGGGGAGAAGATGGTCATACGCCTTCTGGATAAATCCGCGCAGATTCTCAGCCGGGAGGGCATCGGCCTGGAGGGGGCGCAGCTGGAGCGGTACGGCCGCCTGCTGCGCAGCACCAGCGGCGTGATCCTCATCGCCGGCCCCACCGGCTCGGGCAAATCCTCCACCATGTACACCATGGTGCGGGAGCTGAACACCGAGCAGGTCAACCTGGTCACGCTGGAGGACCCCGTGGAGTACAACATCGACGGGGTGAACCAGTGCCAGATCAACGAAAAGACGGGCATGACCTTCGCCAGCGGCCTGCGCTCCATCCTCCGCCAGGACCCGGACATCATCTCCGTGGGCGAGATCCGGGACGGCGAGACCGCCGAGATAGCCATGCGTGCGGCCATCACGGGCCATCTGGTGCTCTCCACCATCCACACCAGCGACGCGGCGGCCACCCTGGACCGGCTCTTCGACATCGGGGTGGAGCCCTACCTCACCGCCAGCGCCCTGAAGGGCGTGGTGGCCCAGCGCCTGGTGCGCCGCGTGTGCCCCCACTGCAGGCGGGAGTACGAGCCTACCGACGGGGAGCTGGAGCTGCTGGGTATGGAGCGGGCGCCGGGGATGAAGTTCTACCGGGGCGACGGCTGCCCCATGTGCTTCCACACGGGGTACCGGGGGCGCACCGGCGTGTTTGAAATTTTGCTGATCGGCCACGACGTGCGCCGCCTGATTACCGCCCACGCCGGGCGGGAGGCCATTCTCGCCGCCGCCCGCGGGGACGGCTTCACCACCCTGGCGGAGCACTGCCGCGCGCTGGTGCGCGCGGGCGTGACCACGGCGGAGGAGGCGGCCCGCACCATCAACTCCACGCTGGATTAA
- a CDS encoding twitching motility protein PilT yields MNIEELVSRAAALGCSDIHLACGLPPKLRRDGALEDMEGEPPLTDADCEALAAELAGGPMPETGEADLARTIAGARVRINLFRQQGHVSCALRILSDRIPELESLGLPPAVLGFPELRRGIVLVTGETGSGKSTTLAAILHRINATRRAHIITLEDPIEYLHTPDRCLINQREIGRDTASYADGLRAILREDPDVILIGEMRDLVTIETALTAAETGHLVFATLHTNSAADSIDRMVDVFPAERQRQIRMQLSMTLQAVLAQQLLPRRGGGRVAACEVMVVSSAVRNLIREGKTPQIANAVATSADLGSITMDNAVIRLFKDKVISGETARAAAHDPDYVKKNTLF; encoded by the coding sequence TTGAACATTGAAGAGCTGGTTTCCAGGGCGGCCGCGCTGGGGTGTTCCGATATTCACCTGGCCTGCGGCCTGCCGCCCAAGCTGCGGCGGGACGGGGCGCTGGAGGACATGGAGGGGGAGCCCCCCCTCACCGACGCGGACTGCGAGGCCCTGGCCGCCGAGCTGGCGGGCGGGCCCATGCCGGAGACAGGGGAGGCCGACCTGGCCCGCACCATCGCGGGCGCCCGGGTGCGTATCAACCTGTTCCGGCAGCAGGGGCACGTGTCCTGCGCCCTGCGCATCCTGTCAGACCGCATCCCGGAGCTGGAGTCCCTGGGCCTGCCCCCGGCGGTGCTGGGCTTCCCGGAGCTGCGGCGGGGCATCGTGCTGGTGACCGGCGAGACGGGCTCCGGCAAGTCCACCACCCTGGCCGCCATCCTGCACAGGATTAACGCGACCCGGCGGGCGCATATCATTACCCTGGAGGACCCCATCGAGTACCTCCACACCCCGGACCGGTGCCTGATCAACCAGCGGGAGATCGGCCGGGACACCGCCAGCTACGCCGACGGCCTGCGGGCCATCCTCCGGGAGGACCCGGACGTGATCCTCATCGGCGAGATGCGGGATCTGGTCACCATCGAGACCGCCCTCACCGCCGCCGAGACGGGCCACCTGGTCTTTGCCACCCTGCACACGAACTCGGCGGCCGACTCCATCGACCGCATGGTGGATGTGTTCCCGGCGGAGCGTCAGCGGCAGATCCGTATGCAGCTGTCCATGACCCTCCAGGCCGTGCTGGCCCAGCAGCTCCTGCCCCGCCGGGGCGGCGGGCGGGTGGCGGCCTGCGAGGTGATGGTGGTCTCCTCCGCCGTGCGCAACCTGATCCGGGAGGGCAAGACCCCCCAGATCGCCAACGCGGTGGCCACCTCGGCGGATCTGGGCAGCATCACCATGGACAACGCCGTTATCCGGCTGTTCAAGGACAAGGTAATCTCGGGCGAGACGGCCCGCGCCGCCGCCCACGACCCGGACTATGTGAAGAAAAACACGCTGTTCTAA
- a CDS encoding type II secretion system protein F, producing the protein MNGVVEAYDEFEAVAKIKADCTIVLKVEAVPEKRRERIDLNEPLWVSEKVLTMVASQFAILLRAGLPTVRTVEVIAEQTTDRLMKKILRQVAGDVAAGFSLSQSLDTRGKKIPTAFIETVRAGEESGTLEQSFDKLAKYYDKSHKMKSKVRGAMMYPIFLLVLAVVVIAVVIVVTVPVISGIISDNGGEMPLPTLILLGTSDFFAHWWGLVAAVIIGIIVACRVYGKTEKGRKQFALLAMHIPILGKINVMKAASQFANTMSTLLTAGLPMTRALTITGKVLDNYAVGLAVGVCTTGIEEGKRLGEVLKTNRYLPPLLVEMTAVGEESGALEGTLDTIGAYYDSETEQASSKALSMLEPMITVVMGVVIGFIVLALYSGMFAMYANM; encoded by the coding sequence GTGAACGGCGTGGTGGAGGCCTACGACGAGTTCGAGGCGGTGGCCAAAATCAAGGCCGACTGCACCATCGTGCTCAAGGTGGAGGCGGTGCCCGAGAAGCGGCGGGAGCGCATCGACCTGAACGAGCCGCTCTGGGTGAGCGAGAAGGTGCTCACCATGGTGGCCTCCCAGTTCGCCATCCTCCTGCGGGCGGGCCTGCCCACGGTGCGCACCGTGGAGGTCATCGCGGAGCAGACCACGGACCGGCTGATGAAAAAAATCCTGCGGCAGGTGGCCGGGGACGTGGCGGCGGGCTTCAGCCTGTCCCAGAGCCTGGACACCCGGGGGAAGAAAATCCCCACCGCCTTTATCGAGACCGTCCGGGCGGGGGAGGAGTCGGGCACCCTGGAGCAGTCCTTCGACAAGCTGGCGAAGTACTACGACAAGTCCCACAAGATGAAATCCAAGGTGCGCGGCGCTATGATGTACCCCATCTTCCTGCTGGTGCTGGCGGTCGTCGTTATCGCGGTTGTCATTGTGGTCACAGTGCCCGTTATCTCTGGAATTATTTCCGACAACGGCGGCGAAATGCCTCTGCCCACGCTGATTCTGCTGGGTACGTCGGATTTCTTTGCGCACTGGTGGGGATTGGTCGCAGCGGTAATTATTGGCATAATCGTCGCTTGCCGTGTGTACGGCAAGACGGAAAAGGGCCGCAAGCAGTTTGCACTGCTTGCGATGCACATTCCCATCCTGGGAAAGATCAACGTGATGAAGGCGGCCTCCCAGTTTGCCAACACCATGTCCACGCTGCTGACGGCGGGCCTGCCCATGACACGGGCGCTGACGATCACCGGCAAGGTGCTGGACAACTACGCCGTGGGCCTCGCCGTGGGGGTCTGTACCACTGGAATTGAGGAGGGCAAACGGCTGGGCGAGGTATTAAAGACAAACCGCTATTTACCTCCGCTTCTTGTGGAAATGACCGCCGTGGGCGAGGAATCCGGCGCGCTGGAGGGGACTTTGGATACCATCGGCGCGTATTACGACAGTGAGACGGAACAGGCCAGTTCCAAAGCGTTATCTATGCTGGAACCCATGATAACAGTTGTTATGGGTGTAGTAATTGGTTTTATCGTTCTGGCGCTATACAGCGGCATGTTTGCCATGTACGCAAATATGTAG
- a CDS encoding type 4 prepilin-like proteins leader peptide-processing enzyme translates to MLYLSPAVTAYLLFVCALLGLVMGSFCNAWAWRLAHGEHIAKGRSHCAVCGHTLAAFDLIPLLSYLLLKGRCRYCGAPISRRYPAVEAVSAAFFVSVLLRWDVSWPALRFLALGCLLLTLSLVDWETQEIPDGLLAAAALLSLLRLPAEGLPGLKSALLGAVAISVPLLLFVLLADRVMGRETMGGGDIKLFAVLGLHLGPGQTLLLLILSCLAGLLLALFRGRRNPSPPAETEETERPPYEGGCPRSGLGGQIPFGPAVSLAAWPVVLFGAQALRWYMGLFAW, encoded by the coding sequence ATGCTCTACTTATCCCCGGCGGTCACCGCCTACCTGCTCTTCGTCTGCGCCCTGCTGGGCCTGGTTATGGGCAGCTTCTGCAACGCCTGGGCGTGGCGGCTGGCCCACGGCGAGCATATCGCCAAGGGCCGCTCCCACTGCGCGGTGTGCGGCCACACCCTGGCCGCGTTCGACCTGATCCCGTTGCTGAGCTACCTGCTGCTGAAAGGCCGCTGCCGCTACTGCGGCGCGCCCATCTCCCGCCGCTACCCGGCCGTTGAGGCGGTATCGGCGGCATTTTTCGTGTCCGTCCTGCTGCGCTGGGACGTTTCCTGGCCCGCGCTGCGGTTCCTGGCGCTGGGCTGCCTGCTGCTCACCCTGTCCCTGGTGGACTGGGAGACCCAGGAGATCCCCGACGGCCTGCTGGCCGCCGCCGCGCTGCTCTCGCTGCTGCGCCTGCCCGCCGAGGGCCTGCCGGGCCTGAAAAGCGCCCTGCTGGGGGCGGTGGCAATCTCCGTGCCCCTGCTGCTGTTCGTGCTGCTCGCCGACCGGGTCATGGGCCGGGAGACCATGGGCGGCGGGGACATCAAGCTCTTCGCCGTGCTGGGCCTCCACCTGGGCCCGGGGCAGACCCTGCTGCTGCTGATCCTCTCCTGCCTGGCGGGGCTGCTGCTGGCTCTGTTCCGGGGGAGGCGGAACCCCTCTCCCCCCGCGGAGACTGAGGAGACGGAAAGGCCCCCCTATGAGGGGGGCTGTCCGCGCAGCGGACTGGGGGGTCAGATCCCCTTCGGCCCCGCGGTATCCCTGGCGGCGTGGCCGGTCGTCCTGTTCGGGGCGCAGGCGCTGCGCTGGTACATGGGCCTGTTCGCGTGGTAA
- a CDS encoding TetR family transcriptional regulator produces the protein MSKKQALTEFHRGSILAAAERLFAEKGTEKTTMDDIAREAEYSKATLYVYFQSKEEIVNAILLSGMVLLQKKIKEAIDSNPNWFQAYDAVCTAIFAFYGENPTAYDAASGDLPADIKGDEQSKGVKDILRVGDETNTLLANFLERGAAEGAVRIQLPPTETVLLFWASLSGMVRMAENKGGYIERTIGLSRADFLQHGARMLLDSITKGRSLG, from the coding sequence ATGAGCAAAAAGCAGGCGCTGACCGAGTTCCACAGAGGTTCCATACTGGCCGCGGCCGAGCGGCTTTTCGCGGAGAAGGGCACGGAAAAGACCACCATGGACGACATCGCCCGGGAGGCCGAGTACAGCAAGGCCACCCTCTACGTCTACTTCCAGAGTAAGGAGGAGATCGTCAACGCCATCCTTCTGTCCGGCATGGTCCTGTTACAGAAGAAGATCAAGGAGGCCATCGACTCCAACCCCAACTGGTTCCAGGCGTACGACGCGGTGTGCACCGCCATCTTCGCGTTCTACGGCGAGAACCCCACCGCCTATGACGCCGCCTCCGGCGACCTGCCGGCGGACATCAAGGGCGACGAGCAGAGCAAGGGCGTGAAGGACATCCTCCGGGTGGGGGACGAGACGAACACCCTGCTGGCCAATTTCCTGGAGCGGGGCGCGGCGGAGGGCGCGGTGCGCATCCAGCTCCCCCCCACCGAGACGGTGCTCCTCTTCTGGGCCTCCCTGTCCGGCATGGTGCGCATGGCGGAGAACAAGGGCGGCTACATCGAGCGCACCATCGGCCTGAGCCGTGCGGACTTCCTCCAGCACGGCGCGCGGATGCTGCTGGACTCCATCACCAAAGGCCGCAGCCTGGGCTAA
- the grdX_1 gene encoding glycine reductase complex protein codes for MSYLIVTNNSKCYDYYKDRYEVEYNPDWTYLEVLLRVRDLVHTGAQLITHPMAGSLKPNQTPFRSVVLGSESMEDKEPWWDVTLVENSIDACQKFLRCRPLAHWQQRALDDFKTLDVSFIEGALAQARARV; via the coding sequence ATGAGCTATCTGATTGTCACCAACAATTCCAAGTGCTATGATTATTATAAGGACCGCTACGAGGTGGAGTACAACCCCGACTGGACCTACCTGGAGGTGCTGCTCCGGGTGCGGGATCTGGTGCACACCGGGGCGCAGCTGATCACCCACCCCATGGCGGGCAGCCTGAAGCCCAACCAGACCCCCTTCCGCTCCGTGGTGCTGGGCAGCGAGAGCATGGAGGACAAGGAGCCCTGGTGGGACGTGACGCTGGTGGAAAACAGCATCGACGCCTGCCAGAAGTTCCTGCGCTGCCGCCCGCTGGCCCACTGGCAGCAGCGGGCGCTGGACGATTTCAAGACGCTGGACGTGTCCTTTATCGAGGGGGCCCTGGCCCAGGCGCGGGCCAGGGTGTGA
- a CDS encoding prolyl-tRNA editing protein proX: MKSLSNREAVLARLDELNIPYELTEHPAVYTIADMEAQGLLEQGEVCKNLFVRDNKGRQHFLVVAPEERAIDLKALAAVLDSTRLSFASAERLEKYLGVTTGAVSPLGVINDGEHEVVVALDAGLKGNTRIGVHPNDNTATVWLDWDGLKKFIRAQGNELRVVKL; encoded by the coding sequence ATGAAGAGCTTGAGCAATCGAGAAGCGGTGCTCGCCCGCCTGGACGAGCTGAACATCCCCTATGAGCTGACCGAGCACCCGGCGGTGTACACCATCGCGGACATGGAGGCCCAGGGCCTGCTGGAGCAGGGCGAGGTGTGCAAGAACCTGTTCGTCCGGGACAACAAGGGCAGGCAGCACTTCCTGGTGGTGGCCCCCGAGGAGCGGGCCATCGATTTGAAGGCCCTGGCAGCGGTGCTGGACAGCACCCGGCTCTCCTTCGCCTCGGCGGAGCGGCTGGAGAAGTACCTGGGGGTGACCACCGGCGCGGTGTCCCCCCTCGGGGTGATCAACGACGGGGAGCACGAGGTCGTGGTGGCCCTGGACGCCGGGCTGAAGGGGAACACCCGCATCGGCGTGCACCCCAACGACAACACCGCCACGGTGTGGCTGGACTGGGACGGGCTGAAAAAATTCATCCGTGCCCAGGGGAACGAGCTGCGGGTGGTCAAGCTGTAA